One window of Watersipora subatra chromosome 3, tzWatSuba1.1, whole genome shotgun sequence genomic DNA carries:
- the LOC137391231 gene encoding co-chaperone protein daf-41-like — translation MAAGDKATPPSVSWAQRNDKVFLTINIEDCQSPDIQLTETTLTFKGKGGPHAEDHAVELEFYGELDTAKSKYVVNSRNIPMVLFRKEEGPYWPRLLKSKTKVHWLKTDFDKWKDEDETDEEDAGMMGMGGPGMGGPGGMDLSSMMANMGNFNAEAPPGDEDGGKEEEEDSDDEDMPDLQ, via the exons ATGGCGGCAGGAGATAAAGC GACACCTCCTTCAGTTTCTTGGGCTCAGAGAAATGATAAAGTATTTTTAACCATAAATATAGAAGATTGTCAATCCCCAGATATTCAGCTTACAGAAACTACATTAACATTTAA AGGCAAAGGTGGCCCTCACGCCGAGGACCATGCAGTAGAACTAGAGTTTTATGGAGAATTAGATACAGCCAAGTCAAAATATGTCGTCAATTCACGAAACATTCCCATGGTGTTGTTCCGAAAAGAGGAAGGCCCCTACTGGCCCCGGTTATTAAAGTCAAAAACTAAA GTGCACTGGCTGAAAACAGATTTTGACAAATGGAAGGATGAGGATGAGACAGATGAGGAGGACGCTGGAATGATGGGCATGGGAGGTCCAGGAATGGGTGGACCAG GAGGAATGGACCTGAGCTCGATGATGGCTAATATGGGTAACTTTAACGCAGAAGCACCTCCAGGGGATGAAGATGGTGGTAAAGAGGAGGAAGAGGACAGTGATGATGAAG ATATGCCCGACTTGCAGTGA